In the genome of Nocardioides marmoribigeumensis, one region contains:
- a CDS encoding CGNR zinc finger domain-containing protein — translation MFGHDTEMALRGAVALVNTMPSEVDPTAGEGLPDLAALRSFLVEWSWSGLVPTRNATLDEVRDLRPRLRAWWTSPETAVVDDLNALFAEYDATPRVVRHGPYGWHLHAAAEDAPLAHRMAVEAAVAVVDLLRAEDLGRLKTCHARGCDRVLVDLSRNRSRAFCEGACADRTHAAAYRARRSARDPGTALR, via the coding sequence ATGTTCGGTCATGACACGGAGATGGCGCTGCGCGGCGCGGTCGCCCTGGTCAACACGATGCCGTCGGAGGTCGACCCGACCGCGGGGGAGGGCCTGCCCGACCTCGCGGCCCTGCGCTCCTTCCTCGTGGAGTGGTCGTGGAGCGGCCTGGTGCCGACCCGGAACGCCACCCTGGACGAGGTGCGCGACCTCCGCCCGCGCCTGCGGGCCTGGTGGACCTCCCCGGAGACCGCGGTCGTGGACGACCTCAACGCCCTCTTCGCGGAGTACGACGCCACCCCGCGCGTCGTGCGCCACGGGCCCTACGGGTGGCACCTGCACGCCGCCGCGGAGGACGCGCCACTGGCCCACCGCATGGCCGTCGAGGCCGCGGTGGCGGTCGTGGACCTGCTCCGCGCCGAGGACCTGGGTCGCCTCAAGACCTGCCACGCGCGGGGGTGCGACCGGGTGCTGGTGGACCTCAGCCGCAACCGCTCACGGGCCTTCTGCGAAGGCGCGTGCGCCGACCGGACCCATGCGGCGGCCTACCGCGCACGTCGCTCCGCGCGCGATCCCGGCACGGCGCTCCGCTGA
- a CDS encoding LysR family transcriptional regulator has product MSTSGSDLGDLALLVRVAQLGSLGRVAEEVGLSQPSLSRRMARLERGLRLTLLQRGPRGTTLTPSGRVVVDWAEEVLGAARRFEESVAVLREHRSSTLRVAASMTIAEHLAPTWLSRLRDVEPDAVVAMSVTNSTDVADAVEHGRADLGFVESPTIRRSVRRRRLAWDHLVVVVADPHPWAGRTRPVTAADLAREPLLVREPGSGTRETLDEALRTRGLELTPAQVLASNAALKSSALVGIGPAVLSALAVVDELGSGRLVAVGLQDLDLRRPLSVVWRDGVQLPPVADVLVRLAAGRSR; this is encoded by the coding sequence ATGAGCACGTCCGGTTCCGACCTCGGCGACCTCGCCCTCCTGGTGCGGGTCGCACAGCTCGGCAGTCTCGGCCGGGTCGCGGAGGAGGTCGGGCTGAGCCAACCGAGCCTCAGCCGCAGGATGGCGCGGCTGGAGCGAGGCCTGCGGCTCACGCTGCTCCAGCGAGGGCCGCGCGGGACGACGCTGACGCCGTCCGGACGGGTGGTGGTCGACTGGGCCGAGGAGGTGCTCGGTGCCGCGCGCCGGTTCGAGGAGTCGGTGGCCGTGCTGCGGGAGCACCGCTCCAGCACGCTGCGCGTCGCGGCCAGCATGACGATCGCCGAGCACCTCGCGCCGACCTGGCTGAGCAGGCTGCGGGACGTGGAGCCCGACGCCGTGGTGGCCATGTCGGTCACCAACTCCACCGACGTCGCCGACGCCGTCGAGCACGGCCGCGCGGACCTCGGGTTCGTCGAGTCACCGACCATCCGGCGCAGCGTCCGCCGGCGGCGGCTGGCGTGGGACCACCTCGTCGTCGTGGTCGCCGACCCCCACCCGTGGGCGGGGCGCACCCGGCCCGTCACCGCTGCGGACCTCGCCCGGGAGCCGCTGCTCGTGCGCGAGCCCGGTTCGGGCACGCGCGAGACCCTCGACGAGGCGTTGCGGACCCGGGGGCTCGAGCTCACCCCGGCGCAGGTGCTGGCGTCGAACGCGGCGTTGAAGAGCTCCGCCCTCGTCGGCATCGGACCCGCGGTGCTGTCCGCCCTCGCCGTGGTGGACGAGCTCGGCTCCGGCCGGCTCGTCGCGGTCGGTCTGCAGGACCTCGACCTGCGGCGCCCGCTCTCCGTCGTGTGGCGCGACGGAGTGCAGCTCCCGCCGGTCGCCGACGTGCTCGTCCGCCTCGCTGCCGGCCGGAGCCGCTGA
- the arsB gene encoding ACR3 family arsenite efflux transporter, with the protein MDRVSNSPGGSPPELLQARSTEAGAAVLRRLSTLDRFLPVWIIAAMVLGLVLGRAVPGLDDALASVEIGSVSLPIAVGLLVMMYPVLAKVRYDELGHVTGDKRLLVTSVLLNWVLGPALMFTLAWLLLPDLPDYRTGLIIVGLARCIAMVLIWNDLACGDREAAAILVALNAVFQILAFAVLGWFYLQVLPGWLGLEQNALDVSMWGIARSVLVFLGIPLLAGYLTRTFGERARGREWYESTLLPRIGPAALYGLLFTIVILFALQGDTITNRPLDVARIAVPLLVYFALMWGGSMVLTRALGLDYQRATAVSFTAAGNNFELAIAVAIGVFGVASGQALAGVVGPLIEVPALVGLVYVSLWARRFFPAAPVADRAAA; encoded by the coding sequence ATGGACAGGGTGTCGAACTCACCCGGCGGCTCACCGCCGGAGCTTCTCCAAGCCCGCTCGACCGAGGCCGGCGCAGCCGTGCTGCGCCGGCTCTCGACCCTCGACCGGTTCCTCCCGGTCTGGATCATCGCCGCGATGGTGCTCGGCCTGGTGCTCGGCCGGGCCGTGCCGGGCCTGGACGACGCGCTGGCCTCGGTCGAGATCGGGTCGGTCTCCCTGCCGATCGCCGTCGGCCTGCTGGTGATGATGTACCCCGTGCTCGCCAAGGTGCGCTACGACGAGCTCGGACATGTCACCGGGGACAAGCGCCTGCTGGTGACCTCGGTCCTGCTCAACTGGGTGCTCGGGCCGGCACTGATGTTCACCCTGGCCTGGCTGCTGCTGCCCGACCTCCCGGACTACCGCACCGGCCTGATCATCGTCGGGCTGGCCCGCTGCATCGCGATGGTGCTGATCTGGAACGACCTGGCCTGCGGCGACCGTGAGGCCGCGGCCATCCTGGTCGCCCTCAACGCGGTGTTCCAGATCCTGGCCTTCGCGGTGCTCGGCTGGTTCTACCTCCAGGTGCTGCCCGGGTGGCTGGGCCTGGAGCAGAACGCGCTCGACGTCTCCATGTGGGGCATCGCGCGGTCCGTCCTGGTCTTCCTCGGCATCCCGCTCCTGGCGGGCTACCTGACCCGGACCTTCGGCGAACGGGCCAGGGGACGCGAGTGGTACGAGTCGACGCTGCTGCCCCGCATCGGGCCCGCCGCGTTGTACGGCCTGCTGTTCACCATCGTCATCCTCTTCGCCCTGCAGGGCGACACCATCACCAACCGGCCCCTCGACGTGGCCCGGATCGCCGTGCCCCTGCTCGTCTACTTCGCGCTGATGTGGGGCGGGTCCATGGTGCTGACCCGGGCGCTCGGCCTGGACTACCAGCGCGCCACCGCGGTCTCCTTCACCGCGGCCGGCAACAACTTCGAGCTCGCCATCGCGGTCGCGATCGGCGTCTTCGGCGTCGCGTCCGGCCAGGCGCTCGCCGGGGTCGTGGGACCGCTGATCGAGGTGCCCGCCCTGGTCGGGCTGGTCTACGTCAGCCTGTGGGCCCGCCGCTTCTTCCCGGCGGCGCCCGTCGCCGACCGAGCTGCTGCCTGA
- a CDS encoding cytochrome P450, with translation MPSAAATGQDHLAHLDLADPRFDTTSAEVRAAREAGWLATTSYGFAVLRYDAANELLTDRRFRQGNARWPEQNGVTEGPFLEWWQRVLLSIEGDDHHRLRRLLLPAFKRQSILRMQPQFVAIAEDLIAGFAGRGEVELIKEFAEPYSSRILCLLLGLPEEEWEQVAHWADDLGRSFGIKVAEDLPLIEAALEGLTSYVEAAIDDRILHPRDDLVTTLVEAHARDARLTRDELVVALVFLAFAGMETTRNQIGLAVQTLLRHPDQWRLLGERPELGEPAVEEVMRVNPTVTWVTREAVEDVEFRGVPFPAGSILQVLSHAAGTDPAAVTDPDLDITRARERPPHLGFGKGVHHCLGHFVARVDMAVALPMLAAAMPDAEALAGGEWLPVSGNTGAISYPLRFTPRSHG, from the coding sequence ATGCCCTCCGCCGCCGCCACCGGGCAGGACCACCTGGCCCACCTGGACCTGGCCGACCCGCGCTTCGACACCACCTCGGCCGAGGTCCGGGCCGCGCGCGAGGCGGGCTGGCTGGCCACCACGTCCTACGGCTTCGCCGTCCTGCGGTACGACGCCGCCAACGAGCTGCTGACCGATCGGCGGTTCCGCCAGGGCAATGCACGCTGGCCCGAGCAGAACGGCGTGACCGAAGGACCGTTCCTGGAGTGGTGGCAGCGGGTGCTGCTGAGCATCGAGGGCGACGACCACCACCGGCTCCGACGGTTGCTGCTGCCCGCCTTCAAGCGCCAGAGCATCCTGCGCATGCAGCCGCAGTTCGTCGCGATCGCCGAGGACCTCATCGCTGGCTTCGCCGGTCGAGGCGAGGTCGAGCTGATCAAGGAGTTCGCCGAGCCCTACTCCTCGCGCATCCTGTGCCTGCTGCTCGGCCTGCCCGAGGAGGAGTGGGAGCAGGTCGCGCACTGGGCCGACGACCTCGGCCGGTCCTTCGGGATCAAGGTGGCCGAGGACCTCCCCCTCATCGAGGCAGCCCTCGAAGGACTCACCTCCTACGTCGAGGCCGCCATCGACGACCGGATCCTCCACCCGCGGGACGACCTGGTGACCACACTCGTCGAGGCGCACGCCCGGGACGCCAGGCTCACCCGCGACGAGCTCGTCGTCGCGCTGGTCTTCCTCGCCTTCGCCGGCATGGAGACCACGCGCAACCAGATCGGCCTGGCCGTGCAGACCCTGCTCCGTCACCCCGACCAGTGGCGGCTCCTCGGAGAGCGGCCCGAGCTCGGCGAGCCGGCGGTGGAGGAGGTCATGCGGGTCAACCCGACGGTGACGTGGGTGACCCGCGAGGCGGTCGAGGACGTCGAGTTCCGCGGCGTGCCCTTTCCGGCCGGCTCGATCCTGCAGGTGCTCTCCCACGCGGCCGGCACCGACCCCGCAGCCGTGACCGACCCCGACCTCGACATCACCCGCGCACGCGAGCGCCCGCCCCACCTCGGCTTCGGCAAGGGGGTCCACCACTGCCTCGGGCACTTCGTGGCCCGCGTCGACATGGCCGTCGCGCTGCCGATGCTCGCCGCGGCGATGCCCGACGCGGAAGCGCTCGCGGGCGGCGAGTGGCTGCCCGTGTCCGGGAACACCGGCGCGATCTCGTACCCGCTCCGGTTCACTCCCCGCAGCCACGGCTGA
- a CDS encoding fatty acid desaturase family protein, whose translation MSLTSSPQHGTGYGDLAREIRERGLLAPRPWFYVKVAALLLVATALAVAAMVRWRDSWALLALAPALAVVSTQFGFLGHDVGHRQVTRDPRRSRILGLLSGNLMTGLSYDWWVAKHNAHHAHPNDLETDPDVRAGALVFDARQAGERRGFAAWVTRHQAALFFPMLLVEAVNLHVSGVRHVLRRGVPWRGAEAILLALHAVGYVGLLLATLTWPQALAFVSIHKALQGLYLGVSFAPGHKGMPVLDGEQAADPLLRQVMTSRNLRGSRVLDTALGGLNYQIEHHLFPSMPRPHLRLAQPVVREFCRSRGVTYTEVPPLASYAAGLRHLQAVGAGLRKAR comes from the coding sequence ATGTCCCTCACATCCTCCCCGCAGCACGGCACCGGCTACGGCGACCTCGCCCGCGAGATCCGCGAGCGCGGGCTGCTCGCCCCGCGACCGTGGTTCTACGTGAAGGTCGCCGCGCTGCTGCTCGTCGCCACCGCCCTCGCCGTGGCCGCGATGGTGCGGTGGCGCGACTCGTGGGCGTTGCTGGCCCTGGCCCCCGCCCTCGCCGTCGTCTCGACCCAGTTCGGCTTCCTCGGTCACGACGTGGGGCACCGCCAGGTCACCCGCGACCCCCGCCGGAGCAGGATCCTCGGGCTGCTCAGCGGGAACCTCATGACGGGACTCAGCTACGACTGGTGGGTCGCCAAGCACAACGCCCACCACGCCCACCCCAACGACCTCGAGACCGACCCCGACGTGCGCGCCGGGGCGCTCGTCTTCGACGCCCGGCAGGCGGGAGAGCGCCGTGGGTTCGCGGCCTGGGTGACCCGTCACCAGGCAGCGCTGTTCTTCCCGATGCTCCTGGTCGAGGCGGTCAACCTGCACGTCTCGGGCGTGCGCCACGTGCTCCGGCGCGGGGTGCCGTGGCGAGGCGCCGAGGCCATCCTGCTGGCGCTGCACGCCGTGGGGTACGTCGGCCTGCTGCTGGCCACGCTGACGTGGCCGCAGGCCCTGGCCTTCGTCTCGATCCACAAGGCGCTGCAGGGCCTGTACCTGGGGGTGTCCTTCGCGCCCGGCCACAAGGGGATGCCGGTCCTGGACGGCGAGCAGGCGGCCGACCCGCTGCTGCGCCAGGTGATGACCTCACGCAACCTCCGTGGGAGCCGGGTCCTCGACACGGCGCTGGGTGGGCTGAACTACCAGATCGAGCACCACCTGTTCCCGAGCATGCCGCGCCCCCACCTGCGGCTGGCCCAGCCGGTCGTCCGGGAGTTCTGCCGCTCGCGAGGCGTCACCTACACCGAGGTCCCCCCGCTCGCGTCGTACGCCGCGGGGCTGCGGCACCTCCAGGCCGTGGGGGCCGGCCTCCGGAAGGCGCGCTGA
- a CDS encoding 1-aminocyclopropane-1-carboxylate deaminase, giving the protein MSLDGLDRFDRYPLLFGPSPVHRLDRLTQHLGGADLWAKREDCSSGLAYGGNKTRKLEYIVPDALASGADTLVSIGGYQSNHTRQVAAVAAKLGLKARLVQERWVDWPDAVNDKVGNILLSRIMGADVRLDPRGFDIGIRSSYEEAIEDVRASGGTPYGIPAGASEHPLGGLGFANWAREVEQQEAELGVFFDTIVVCTVTGSTHAGMIAGFAGLDRPRRVIGIDASATLEKTRAQVERIARRTADLIGIGRDLRDDEITVLEGWAGDLYGIPVQSTVDAIRLSGELEGMIIDPVYEGKSMAGLVDLVRSGEIPSSSTVLYAHLGGQPALNAYSGVFS; this is encoded by the coding sequence GTGTCACTCGACGGGCTCGACAGGTTCGACCGCTATCCGCTGCTGTTCGGGCCCAGCCCGGTCCACCGCCTCGACCGGCTGACCCAGCACCTCGGCGGCGCGGACCTCTGGGCCAAGCGCGAGGACTGCAGCTCCGGGCTCGCGTACGGCGGCAACAAGACCCGCAAGCTCGAGTACATCGTCCCCGACGCGCTCGCGAGCGGCGCGGACACCCTCGTCTCCATCGGCGGCTACCAGTCCAACCACACCCGCCAGGTCGCCGCGGTCGCCGCCAAGCTCGGTCTCAAGGCGCGTCTGGTCCAGGAGCGCTGGGTCGACTGGCCGGACGCGGTCAACGACAAGGTCGGCAACATCCTGCTCTCGCGGATCATGGGTGCCGACGTCCGGCTCGACCCGCGTGGCTTCGACATCGGCATCCGCTCGTCGTACGAGGAGGCGATCGAGGACGTGCGCGCGTCCGGCGGCACGCCGTACGGCATCCCGGCCGGGGCGTCGGAGCATCCCCTCGGTGGACTGGGTTTCGCCAACTGGGCAAGGGAGGTCGAGCAGCAGGAGGCCGAGCTGGGCGTCTTCTTCGACACGATCGTGGTGTGCACGGTGACCGGCTCGACGCACGCCGGCATGATCGCCGGGTTCGCGGGCCTCGACCGTCCGCGCCGGGTGATCGGCATCGATGCCTCGGCCACGCTGGAGAAGACGCGCGCCCAGGTCGAGCGGATCGCCCGCCGCACCGCCGACCTCATCGGCATCGGCCGCGACCTCCGCGACGACGAGATCACCGTGCTCGAGGGCTGGGCAGGGGACCTGTACGGCATTCCGGTCCAGTCGACCGTCGACGCGATCCGGCTCAGTGGCGAGCTCGAGGGCATGATCATCGACCCGGTCTACGAGGGGAAGTCCATGGCCGGGCTGGTCGACCTCGTCCGGAGCGGTGAGATCCCGTCGTCCTCGACGGTGCTCTACGCCCACCTCGGCGGCCAGCCCGCGTTGAACGCCTACTCCGGCGTCTTCTCCTAG